A segment of the Candidatus Eisenbacteria bacterium genome:
CGCGTCGGGCAAGCGGCTCGAGATCAAGGCCGACATCGAACGCGAGGCCGAGCAGTACCTGGTGCACTCGCTGGCCGGCGCCGGCGGCGCAGGTGCCTACGCGCGTTACTTCGATCGCATCGGCGATCGGCCCTACGCTCGGCGCGTGCTGCTGTCGCTCGGCCAGCACTACCGGCGTTTCGGACAGCTCGCCGACGCAGCGGCAGCCGACCAGTTGTTCCTCGAGCGCCACCCGCTCGAGGCCGACGCGCTGCTGAGTGCGCAGCGTCTGGTCGAAACCCATCTGCGCGCTGATCACGCCGACGCCGCGCGCGACGCGCGGCTCGCGTGGGCGACGCGCTTCTCGCCCGGAAGCGACTGGGCGAAGGCGCAGGGCTCGGATTCGCTGCGACAGGCCGGTGCCGGCTTCGCGCGCTCCTCGATTCTGTCGGTGGCGCACGACCATCATCTGGCGGCGCGAGAGAAGGGCCGCGAGTCGGACTGGCGCACCGCCCTCGAGCTCTACGAGACGCTGCTGAGCAAGTGGCCGGACGATGCGGTCGCCGACGAGATTCATCTGCAGGCGGGCGAGGCTCGTACCAAGCTCGGCCAGTACGCGCTGGCGCTCCATCACTACGAAGCGGCCGAACGCTCATCGCAGGACAGCATCGCGGTGCTCGCGCGGTGGCAGCGCGTCGCGGTCACCGACGCGTGGTACGAGAGCACCCGTGGCAGCGGCACCCAGCGTGCCGCACTGGGCTCCGACTCGCTGGCTCGCGAGATGATGCGTGCCTCCGATGCGTTGCTCGAAAAACACCCGGATCATGCCAAGGCGGCCGACCTGCGCTGGCGCACGGCCAACCTGACGTTCGCGCACGGCTGGTACGACCGTGCCGCGCACGACTTCGAGTTGCTCGCCACCCGGCATGCCGCCGATCCGCGCGCGCCGCGCGCCGCGATCCTGCGCGCCGATGCGCTCTATCGTCTCGGCACCTTCGCCGACGCCGGACGTGCCTATGAAGAGGCACTGGCGAGTGCGAAGAGCGCCGGGGTCGACTCGCTCGTCCGTCGCGCCACCGCCGCGATTCCGGTCGCTTACTACCGCGAAGCCGAGGCCGCGGTTGCGGCCGACTCCTCGAAGCACGGCAGTCATGCCCAGCTGTTCGAGAAGGTGGCGGCGCGGTTCCCCGACTTCCCGCACGCTTCGCTCTCGCAGTACCGCGCCGGGCTCGCATGGCTCGAGGACGGCAACACCGGCGAAGGCGTGCGCGCGCTGCAGACTCTGATCGAGCGCTTTCCGGGCAGCGAGTATGTTCGCGACGCGCACCTGCAGATCGCCAAGGCGTGGGAACAGAGGAAGGACGCGACCCGCAGCGCCGAAGCGTATGCGCGGTTCGTCGAGCGTTTCCCTAGGGATTCGACCGCACGCGAGGCGTGGCTCAAGGCCGCGGATCTGTTCGCGAGCGGCGGCGCCGACACGCGTGCCGAGGAGCTGCGGCTCTCGTACGTGAAGCGCTATCCGAACGACACCGAAAACGTGATGGAGATCTACGAGTCGATGGCACGCCGCGAACTCGCGGCACTCGGCACCGCGCGTCCGATCTCGACGCTGGTCGCACTGCCGGCGCCGAAGCTCGCGAAGGGTGCGAAGGCGCCGAAGAAACCCGCCGTTGCGGCGCCGACCTCGCGACTCGCCGAGTATCTCAAGCAGGCCGAGGCGCACCCGAAGCTCGCGGCCAAAGACGTGCTGGCGCAAGTCGCCTACCTGCGGGGCGAGGAAGCGCGCACCGCCTGCGACGCGCTGGCCCTCAAGCTCCCGCTGCCCAGGTCGATCGCCGCCAAGCAGAAGCAGCTCGATCAGGTGATGGTCCACTACCGCGGCAGTGTCGATCACGGCATCGCCGAGTGGGCGAACGCCTCGACCTATCGTATCGGCGAGACGCTGGTGGGCTTCGGCGAGGCGCTCCAGAAGAGCGAGCGACCGGCCGATCTCAAGGGAGACGCGCTCACGGCTTACGAAGAGGTGCTGGCGACCCATGCCTCCACCTTCTACGACCGTGGCGAAGAAGTGTGGTCGGACCTGATGCGTCGTAAGGGGCGCGAGACGCCCGAAGACCCGTGGGTCGTCAAGGCTCAGGGGTCGCTGTGGCATCGGATCGGCGGGAAGTTCTTCTTCCGGCCCGAAGTCGAGTACCCGCTGGTCGCGGCGGCGGAAGTCGATCGCATCGACGCGGATCGTCGCGACGAACGCGGCGATCAGGACACGCCGAAGAGATCGAAAAAGGCGAAGAAGGAGCGCGAGTCGAAGGGCGGCGGCAGCGACGCCGCGCGCGATCACTCGCAGCGACAGGGCGGCGACCGATGAACCACACGATCCGAACCTCGAATTCGAGTGTGCGATCTCGCCGCGGGCGCGCCACCTCGGTGCGCGTCACGCTCCTGCTGCTGATGCTGTCCGCATCCGTGGCGCTGTCCGGCTGCGCCACCCTGTCGGGCGTCTCGCGCGTTCCTCCGATCAAGTGGCTCATCAAGGCTCCCGCGGCACCCGGTGTCGCCGAGGCACGCGCGCAGGCGAAGGCCGAGAAGCGCGCCCAGGCCGCCGCTCGATCGCTCGCCAGCAAGCAGGCGAAGTCGGCAAAGTCGGCAAAGTCACCGAAGCCGCCGAAGCATGACTCCGATTCCGAACGCCCGATGGCATCCATCAAACCCTCGGAGTTCGAAAAGCGCACCGCGGAAGCGCGCGAGCAGGCGCTGCTGGCGCCTCAGGAGCCCTACTGGCCCTACCGACTCGGGCAGCTGCTCGCCGGGGCCGATTCGAATTCGGCGGCCGAAGGGGCGCTCGAGAAGTCGCTCGCACGCAGCCCCCGCTACGCTCCCGCGCTCTCGCTGCTGTCCAAGCTGTGGTACGACAGCGGGCGCCATGCCGAGGCCGTCGCATTGCTCGAGCCCGCCGTGGCCGAGACCACCGCATGGCCCGATGGCGTACCGGCTGCCCTGTGGGCGGGCCTCGCGCTGCACTACGACGCACTCGATCGCATCGACGATGCGCGCGCCATCATGGCGTCGCTGACCCGCACCGCTTCGCGCGATGCACGCGCCGCTCTGGTCTACCTCACGCTGCGCTCCAATCAGCCCGAGGGCGCACGTTCGCTGGCTTCGGATGCGGTCGCTGACGAAGGCAAGAGTGCCGTCAACCAGAACAACTTCGGCATCACGCAGCTGCGTGGTGGGGATCCGGTCGCGGCGCGGCGTGCCTTCCTGCGCGCGATCGAAATCGATCCCCGCCTGGCGGGGCCCTACTACAACCTCGCGATCCTCGAAAAGTTCTACCTGTTCGACGAGGAAGCCGCGGGCCGCTGGTTCCACGCCTATCGTGAACGCGCCAAGGCCGACCCCGACAGCCTGTTCGCCGCCTTCGAACGCAGCGAGTTCAAACGACTCGCTCAACAGGGGAACTGACCATGCGCGCTCTGATCTTCGCACTCATGCTCGTGAGCCAGGTGGCGATCTCCGCGGAACAGAAGGCCTCGCCGCCGGCGAAGCCGACCGTCACACCTGCGGTCGTCACGCCACCTGCGGATGCGAAGCCCACCGTGGTCGCGAAGTCCGCCGTGGCCGCGAAGCCCCCAGTGGTTGTCGCGACTTCGAGCTCGAGGCCGGCCAGCGCGCGCTCGGGTAGCGCTCGCTCGCTCGAGGACATTCACATCGAGGGCGAGATCCCGGTTCCTCAAGTTCTGTTCATCACCGCGCGCGATCAGCGCCGCTTCCTCGATTTCAATCACCGCCGCTATCTCAAGACCAGCCGGGAAGTGGGTGCGGGCACCGCACTGCCGTCGCGCGTCGCGCTCGCGAGCCCGCGTCCCGATTCCACTCAGGGAGTCAAGCCGCAATGAACGGACCTCTCGCACCTGCCGCCGCGAGCCACCGGCCCCTTCGACCGCCGATCGGTCCGAGCGGCCCGCTGCTCATGATCGCCGACCGGCGTGCGTTCGCGGCCGCGTTCAAGTCGCGGCTGTCGCGCAGTCTGGTGCTCGCATGCGGCGCGCTCATCGTGCTGTTCGTACTGGGAATCTTCGTGATCCCCGTGCAGCAGCAGATCGTCGCGCGCGTCGAGCTCGAACAGCTCAAGGTCGAAATCCTTCCGGAACTGATTCTCGAAGCGCCGCCGGCGATCGAAACGATGCCCGACCAGGCGCTGAGTGCGCTGCAGGTCGAGAAGATCCTGCCGGCGCCGGCGCTCGAAGCGCCGCCCGAGAACCAGCCGCTGATCCCGACCCGCGTCCATCGTGACGATCCGTCGCGCGCGGTCGACGAAGCAGCCATCCGGCGCGGCCGCGAGCGTGCCGCCGAAGCGACCAAGCAGCTCGCCGGAAGCCGCGCGGCACTCGACCAGAGCATCGCCGATCTGTCCTCGTCGCTGGCCTCTGCGAACGGAGTGCGCACCGCTTCGAACCACTCGCGCCAACGCGTGGTGCGCGGCGGGCGCAGTGGCGGCGACCTCGGATCGATCGGTTCTGGACAGGCGGGCAGCGGCTCCGCGGCCGATCTGGGCGGCGCGGTCGAAGGGGCCTCGGTGGCAGTCGGCTCGCTCGCCCCGGCGCCGTCCTCGGGCACCGGTTCTCCCGATGGCTCGCCACGCTCGGGCATGAATCCCGGCGTCTATCGCAGCAATGCCTCGCTGCTGGCTGTGATCCAGCGCTACGCGGCCGGCATTCAGTACTGCTACAGCAACGAGCTCAAGCGCGATCCGAGCCTGCGAGGCAAGCTGGTGGTCGCCATCACGGTCGCCGCTTCGGGTGCCGTGACCGAAGCCAGTGTGATCTCGAACTCGGTTCGCTCGGACAAGCTCGAGAACTGCGCGCTGTCGCAGATTCGCGAGTGGCGCTTCCCGCCGATTCCCGAGGGCCTGACCACCTTCCAGGCGCCGTTCGTCTTCACGCCTCCCAACTGAGTCGCCGCGCGGCCGCACGCGCCGCGCGACCCGGGCCCAGGTCTCCGGATCTTCGCCAAAACTACCGTGAGGCCGACTCGTGCGTTTCCGGGCCGCTGACCCACGGAGGC
Coding sequences within it:
- a CDS encoding tetratricopeptide repeat protein produces the protein AVAWRAQAIGSLRSFLERHPKSFARGEMRFRLADLLLLEARQEFRSRMAVFLKAQSEGRPTGALPLLTHGPALALYRAILAEDPQFEHLDAVRFNAAMILADEGDPGAERFFAELIEHHPDSPYGQEAHLRMGDLRFNDKRFAECVPFFQKAAEGPDPSLQVIALYKMGWAHFNRDKFEDAADGFRAVLDLYASGKRLEIKADIEREAEQYLVHSLAGAGGAGAYARYFDRIGDRPYARRVLLSLGQHYRRFGQLADAAAADQLFLERHPLEADALLSAQRLVETHLRADHADAARDARLAWATRFSPGSDWAKAQGSDSLRQAGAGFARSSILSVAHDHHLAAREKGRESDWRTALELYETLLSKWPDDAVADEIHLQAGEARTKLGQYALALHHYEAAERSSQDSIAVLARWQRVAVTDAWYESTRGSGTQRAALGSDSLAREMMRASDALLEKHPDHAKAADLRWRTANLTFAHGWYDRAAHDFELLATRHAADPRAPRAAILRADALYRLGTFADAGRAYEEALASAKSAGVDSLVRRATAAIPVAYYREAEAAVAADSSKHGSHAQLFEKVAARFPDFPHASLSQYRAGLAWLEDGNTGEGVRALQTLIERFPGSEYVRDAHLQIAKAWEQRKDATRSAEAYARFVERFPRDSTAREAWLKAADLFASGGADTRAEELRLSYVKRYPNDTENVMEIYESMARRELAALGTARPISTLVALPAPKLAKGAKAPKKPAVAAPTSRLAEYLKQAEAHPKLAAKDVLAQVAYLRGEEARTACDALALKLPLPRSIAAKQKQLDQVMVHYRGSVDHGIAEWANASTYRIGETLVGFGEALQKSERPADLKGDALTAYEEVLATHASTFYDRGEEVWSDLMRRKGRETPEDPWVVKAQGSLWHRIGGKFFFRPEVEYPLVAAAEVDRIDADRRDERGDQDTPKRSKKAKKERESKGGGSDAARDHSQRQGGDR
- a CDS encoding energy transducer TonB: MNGPLAPAAASHRPLRPPIGPSGPLLMIADRRAFAAAFKSRLSRSLVLACGALIVLFVLGIFVIPVQQQIVARVELEQLKVEILPELILEAPPAIETMPDQALSALQVEKILPAPALEAPPENQPLIPTRVHRDDPSRAVDEAAIRRGRERAAEATKQLAGSRAALDQSIADLSSSLASANGVRTASNHSRQRVVRGGRSGGDLGSIGSGQAGSGSAADLGGAVEGASVAVGSLAPAPSSGTGSPDGSPRSGMNPGVYRSNASLLAVIQRYAAGIQYCYSNELKRDPSLRGKLVVAITVAASGAVTEASVISNSVRSDKLENCALSQIREWRFPPIPEGLTTFQAPFVFTPPN